The proteins below are encoded in one region of Ascochyta rabiei chromosome 9, complete sequence:
- a CDS encoding putative phosphoglycerate mutase pmu1, with product MTPKRDYTAQRGFFSHDDDPESWDFRATTRVSLGLLNRSYPTDHVSSSAHSGHGLTQWARFRQYIQRLNAIDEDKHYKLLYLIRHGEGLHNVKEKEFGRAEWDRYWAKVPGDGKVVWADAELTANGEQQARDITKASQCLDGDAITAVLSSPLRRCLRTVQLAFPPEAASQRPIIKEKLRERLGVHTCDQRSTGSWIAENYPLFDIEVGFQEEDVLWSPDRRETLKEHMTRSTELLDDVFNGDYGDYVVLAAHSGTIMSLFAATGWKQVPVAAGAVYPLLICAETQRQ from the exons ATGACACCAAAACGCGACTACACAGCACAGCGCGGGTTCTTCTCGCACGACGACGATCCCGAAAGCTGGGACTTCAGAGCGACTACACGGGTCAGCCTAGGGCTTCTCAACAGGTCGTACCCAACGGATCATGTATCGAGCAGTGCACATTCTGGGCATGGATTAACGCAGTGGGCACGGTTTCGGCAATACATTCAACGCCTGAATGCGATTGACGAGGACAAACACTATAAGCTTCTGTACCTGATCCGCCATGGCGAAGGACTTCACAACGTCAAAGAGAAGGAGTTTGGGCGTGCCGAGTGGGAT CGTTACTGGGCCAAGGTGCCTGGTGATGGCAAAGTCGTCTGGGCTGATGCAGAGCTGACAGCCAACGGGGAACAACAGGCACGTGATATCACGAAAGCTAGTCAATGCCTGGATGGAGACGCCATAACAGCTGTACTGTCCAGTCCTCTGCGACGTTGTCTGCGCACCGTGCAGCTTGCTTTCCCACCAGAAGCCGCAAGCCAGAGGCCAATCATCAAAGAGAAATTGCGCGAAAGGCTTGGTGTCCACACGTGCGACCAGAGAAGCACGGGATCCTGGATAGCCGAGAACTACCCTTTGTTCGATATCGAAGTTGGTTTCCAGGAAGAGGACGTTCTGTGGAGTCCTGATCGCAGAGAGACCCTCAAGGAGCATATGACCAGGAGCACAGAGCTGCTAGACGATGTGTTCAACGGCGATTATGGCGACTACGTTGTACTAGCCGCACATTCTGGTACGATCATGTCGCTATTTGCGGCAACGGGCTGGAAGCAGGTGCCTGTCGCAGCCGGGGCCGTCTATCCTCTGCTCATTTGTGCTGAGACGCAACGGCAATGA